In the Streptomyces sp. BHT-5-2 genome, one interval contains:
- a CDS encoding sugar phosphate nucleotidyltransferase, with amino-acid sequence MTEAILLVGGKGTRLRPLTVHTPKPMVPAAGVPFLTHQLARARAAGVEHVVLATSYLAEVFEPYFGDGSALGLHLEYVTEVEPLGTGGAIRNVASRLHSAPGDPVLIFNGDILTGLDIRALVDTHRTSGADVSLHLTRVEDPRAFGLVPTDDTGRVTAFLEKPQTPEEIVTDQINAGAYVFNRSVIDAIPTGRPVSVERETFPGLLADGAHLQGMVDSTYWLDLGTPQAFVRGSADLVMGRAPSPAVPGRCGDRLVLDGADVAPDAKLTGGTVVGAAARVGAGARVDGSTVLDGAVIEPGAQVRDSLIGAGARIGANTVLDGAVIGDGAVIGPDNELRGGIRIWCDAHIPAASVRFSSDQ; translated from the coding sequence GTGACTGAAGCGATCCTCCTGGTCGGCGGCAAGGGCACCCGGCTGCGCCCGCTGACGGTGCACACGCCCAAGCCCATGGTCCCGGCGGCCGGCGTGCCGTTCCTCACCCACCAACTGGCCCGCGCCCGCGCCGCCGGCGTCGAGCACGTCGTCCTGGCCACCTCCTACCTCGCCGAGGTCTTCGAGCCGTACTTCGGCGACGGCTCCGCGCTCGGCCTGCACCTGGAGTACGTCACCGAGGTGGAACCGCTGGGCACCGGCGGCGCCATCCGCAACGTCGCCTCCCGGCTGCACTCCGCCCCCGGCGACCCGGTGCTGATCTTCAACGGCGACATCCTCACCGGCCTGGACATCCGCGCCCTCGTCGACACCCACCGCACCAGCGGCGCCGACGTCTCCCTGCACCTCACCCGGGTCGAGGACCCGCGCGCCTTCGGGCTCGTCCCCACCGACGACACCGGCCGGGTCACCGCCTTCCTGGAGAAGCCGCAGACCCCCGAGGAGATCGTCACCGACCAGATCAACGCCGGTGCCTACGTCTTCAACCGGTCGGTCATCGACGCCATCCCCACCGGCCGCCCGGTCTCCGTCGAACGCGAGACCTTCCCCGGCCTGCTCGCCGACGGCGCCCACCTCCAGGGCATGGTCGACTCCACCTACTGGCTCGACCTCGGCACCCCGCAGGCGTTCGTCCGCGGCTCCGCCGACCTGGTCATGGGCCGCGCCCCGTCGCCGGCCGTCCCCGGCCGCTGCGGCGACCGCCTCGTCCTGGACGGTGCCGACGTCGCCCCGGACGCCAAGCTCACCGGCGGCACCGTCGTCGGCGCGGCCGCCAGGGTCGGCGCCGGCGCCCGGGTGGACGGCAGCACCGTCCTCGACGGCGCGGTGATCGAGCCGGGGGCCCAGGTCCGCGACTCGCTGATCGGCGCCGGCGCCCGGATCGGGGCCAACACGGTCCTCGACGGCGCGGTGATCGGCGACGGCGCCGTCATCGGCCCCGACAACGAACTCCGCGGCGGCATCCGCATCTGGTGCGACGCCCACATCCCCGCCGCCTCGGTCCGCTTCTCCTCCGACCAGTGA
- a CDS encoding peptidoglycan recognition protein: MRPILATCLGAACTAALALPLAPPAHPAETAAGPGTASAGDLPGATQSLPLDGLGPTGPHGTARATVPPQENTVHELPPRAVRPFSLVGVVWDDAATALRGRAQVRTRARGSARWSDWQDLQTDSDDAPDPGGEPQGTRARGSTAPLWVGASDAIQLRLTVADPHRAAGALPHGLRLELVDPGPDTPAVRGGPPPTPAAVAGAGANAPLAPPGATEIPAADQVAAQADIAAAGGHAPVGPAHIGARPRIVTRVGWGADERLREARLVYTHTVRAAFVHHSATGNNYTCAQAPSVIRGLYRYHVKSSHWRDIGYNFLIDKCGTVYEGRAGGVAKPVLGAHTLGFNNDSTGIALLGSFNKAAPSRAAVESLARLTAWKLGLYGADPRGRAPMTSSGGNLYRRGKTVQQHVISGHRDGFKTECPGTRLYADLPAVRLAAAHLQGR, from the coding sequence ATGCGCCCCATCCTCGCCACCTGTCTAGGCGCCGCGTGCACGGCCGCCCTCGCCCTGCCCCTGGCCCCGCCCGCGCACCCCGCGGAGACGGCCGCCGGGCCCGGCACGGCGAGCGCCGGCGACCTGCCGGGCGCCACCCAGTCCCTGCCCCTGGACGGCCTCGGCCCGACCGGCCCACACGGCACGGCCCGCGCCACCGTCCCACCGCAGGAGAACACCGTCCACGAACTCCCACCCCGCGCCGTCCGCCCGTTCTCCCTCGTCGGCGTCGTCTGGGACGACGCCGCCACCGCCCTCCGCGGCCGCGCCCAGGTCCGCACCCGCGCCCGCGGCAGCGCCCGCTGGTCCGACTGGCAGGACCTCCAGACCGACAGCGACGACGCCCCCGACCCGGGCGGCGAGCCCCAGGGCACCCGCGCCCGCGGCAGCACCGCGCCCCTCTGGGTCGGCGCCAGCGACGCCATCCAACTGCGCCTCACCGTCGCCGACCCGCACCGCGCCGCCGGCGCCCTCCCGCACGGCCTCCGCCTCGAACTCGTCGACCCCGGCCCGGACACCCCCGCCGTACGCGGCGGCCCGCCCCCCACCCCCGCGGCCGTCGCCGGTGCCGGCGCCAACGCCCCCCTCGCGCCGCCCGGCGCCACCGAGATCCCCGCCGCCGACCAGGTCGCCGCCCAGGCCGACATCGCCGCCGCCGGCGGCCACGCCCCCGTCGGACCGGCCCACATCGGCGCCCGCCCGCGCATCGTCACCCGCGTCGGCTGGGGCGCCGACGAGAGACTGCGCGAGGCCCGCCTCGTCTACACCCACACCGTCCGCGCCGCCTTCGTCCACCACAGCGCCACCGGCAACAACTACACCTGCGCACAGGCCCCTTCGGTGATCCGCGGCCTGTACCGCTACCACGTCAAGAGCAGCCACTGGCGCGACATCGGCTACAACTTCCTGATCGACAAGTGCGGCACCGTCTACGAGGGCCGCGCCGGCGGCGTCGCCAAACCCGTACTCGGCGCCCACACCCTCGGCTTCAACAACGACAGCACCGGCATCGCCCTCCTCGGCTCCTTCAACAAGGCCGCCCCGTCACGCGCCGCCGTGGAGTCCCTGGCCCGCCTGACGGCCTGGAAGCTCGGCCTGTACGGCGCCGACCCCCGCGGCCGCGCCCCGATGACCTCCAGCGGCGGCAACCTCTACCGCAGGGGGAAGACCGTCCAACAGCACGTCATCTCCGGCCACCGCGACGGCTTCAAGACCGAATGCCCCGGCACCCGCCTCTACGCCGACCTCCCCGCCGTCCGCCTGGCCGCCGCCCACCTCCAGGGCCGCTGA
- a CDS encoding TIGR03089 family protein produces MNAIDRTPADLLGSTLAADPARPLVTFYDDATGERVELSVATFANWVAKTANYLQGDLAAEPGDRLALLLPAHWQTAVWLLACASVGVVAEVGGDPGGADLVVSGPDGLDAARACSGERVALALRPLGGRFPQPPAGFADFAVEVPGQGDRFVPFVPVDPGAPALVVGGEELTGAGIGERALADAAAAGMPSAPRVLSGLGYDSWRGLSAGLYAPLAAGGSVVLCRHLDRLDGAALAAREATEKVTFTVPRS; encoded by the coding sequence ATGAACGCCATCGATCGCACCCCCGCCGACCTGCTGGGTTCCACGCTCGCCGCGGACCCGGCCCGCCCGCTGGTGACCTTCTACGACGACGCCACCGGCGAGCGGGTGGAACTGTCCGTCGCGACCTTCGCCAATTGGGTGGCGAAGACCGCCAACTACCTTCAGGGCGACCTGGCCGCCGAGCCCGGCGACCGGCTCGCGCTGCTGTTGCCCGCGCACTGGCAGACCGCGGTGTGGTTGCTGGCGTGTGCGTCGGTGGGGGTGGTCGCGGAGGTGGGCGGCGATCCGGGCGGGGCGGATCTGGTCGTCAGCGGCCCGGACGGGCTCGACGCGGCGCGGGCCTGTTCCGGGGAGCGGGTGGCGCTGGCGTTGCGGCCGTTGGGCGGCCGGTTCCCGCAGCCGCCGGCGGGGTTCGCGGACTTCGCGGTGGAGGTGCCTGGCCAGGGTGACCGGTTCGTTCCGTTCGTCCCGGTGGATCCGGGGGCGCCGGCGCTGGTGGTCGGCGGCGAGGAGCTGACCGGTGCCGGGATCGGGGAGCGGGCGCTGGCGGACGCCGCGGCGGCCGGGATGCCGTCGGCGCCGCGGGTGTTGTCGGGCCTGGGCTACGACAGTTGGCGGGGGTTGTCGGCGGGGCTGTACGCGCCGCTGGCGGCGGGCGGTTCGGTGGTGCTGTGCCGGCATCTGGATCGTCTGGACGGGGCGGCGCTGGCCGCGCGGGAGGCCACGGAGAAGGTCACGTTCACGGTGCCGCGGTCCTGA
- a CDS encoding LCP family protein: MTESPDTPPGRRRRSEGGGRARFRGWPERPAGLLWTDRPGPPRTPPHRRLRAAALALTVAMVASAGLGWAVWTRLNGNIRSDRATERELEKYESERPPAGPKGAQNILLIGSDNRGGGNGEYGEDSGTQRSDTTILLHLAANRASATAVSVPRDLMVQVPHCKRSDGSESEPQTVQFNWAFAFGGAACAIRTVERMTRIRIDHHIVVDFTGFKNMVDAVHGVQMCLPRPVRDDEAHVSLPAGRQTLDGEAALGYVRARKSLGDGSDTQRMARQQQFLAALVRKVQSNGVLLNPMRLYPVLDAATSSLTTDAGLASIRGLYELVRSMRSIPTAHVQFLTVPRTEYRYDPNRDQLVQPDADRLFGRLRDDRPVAVVPQPPAREAVGGGDGKAGSPGRGGRPAPGGSSAPAFPGSTAEHGGCE; the protein is encoded by the coding sequence GTGACCGAGAGCCCCGACACCCCGCCCGGCCGCCGGCGTCGTTCCGAGGGCGGCGGGCGGGCGCGGTTCCGGGGGTGGCCGGAGCGGCCCGCGGGGCTGCTGTGGACCGACCGGCCGGGGCCGCCGCGTACGCCGCCGCACCGCCGGCTGCGGGCCGCGGCGCTGGCGCTGACCGTGGCGATGGTGGCCTCGGCGGGGCTGGGGTGGGCCGTGTGGACGCGGTTGAACGGCAACATCCGCTCGGACCGCGCGACGGAGCGGGAGCTGGAGAAGTACGAGTCGGAGCGGCCGCCGGCGGGTCCGAAGGGCGCGCAGAACATCCTGCTGATCGGCTCGGACAACCGGGGCGGCGGGAACGGGGAGTACGGGGAGGACAGCGGCACCCAGCGGTCGGACACCACGATCCTGCTACATCTGGCGGCGAACCGCGCCAGTGCCACCGCGGTGAGCGTGCCGCGCGATCTGATGGTGCAGGTGCCGCACTGCAAGCGGTCCGACGGGTCGGAGTCCGAGCCGCAGACGGTGCAGTTCAACTGGGCGTTCGCGTTCGGCGGGGCGGCGTGTGCGATCCGCACGGTGGAGCGGATGACGCGGATCCGGATCGACCACCACATCGTCGTGGACTTCACCGGTTTCAAGAACATGGTGGACGCGGTGCACGGGGTGCAGATGTGTCTGCCGCGTCCGGTGCGGGACGACGAGGCGCATGTGTCGCTGCCGGCCGGTCGGCAGACGCTGGACGGCGAGGCGGCGCTGGGGTACGTGCGGGCGCGGAAGAGTCTGGGCGACGGCAGCGACACCCAGCGGATGGCGCGGCAACAGCAGTTCCTGGCAGCTCTGGTGAGGAAAGTGCAGAGCAATGGTGTGCTGCTCAATCCGATGCGGCTGTATCCGGTGCTGGATGCCGCGACGAGTTCGCTGACGACGGATGCCGGGCTGGCCTCGATCCGGGGTTTGTACGAATTGGTCCGCAGTATGCGGAGCATTCCCACGGCACATGTGCAGTTCCTGACCGTGCCGCGTACCGAGTACCGTTACGACCCGAATCGCGATCAGCTGGTGCAGCCGGACGCGGATCGGCTCTTCGGGCGGTTGCGCGACGATCGGCCGGTGGCGGTGGTGCCGCAGCCGCCCGCGCGGGAGGCGGTCGGCGGCGGGGACGGCAAGGCTGGGAGCCCCGGGCGCGGCGGCCGGCCGGCGCCGGGCGGGAGTTCCGCACCGGCCTTTCCGGGGAGCACCGCGGAACACGGCGGCTGCGAATAA
- a CDS encoding LCP family protein: MDAQGRGQAGDNNVDPADQWVFNPNTGNYELRLDPSGQGPARPADRKAPGRRSAGRPGAGGRDSDTRPLPVQRGRGEDGDAEPAAGGRAARRAAGRAGSAAAATAAGGAASRRKPKAKASGRRKFLYWTAGVVGFVLVAGCGTAFVIYQQLDGNIKKVDVGEENSAVTDGPVNLLVIGTDARTGKGDTGYGDQGSVGHADTTILMHVSKDRTNATALSIPRDLITDIPDCPTKQPDGSTKVVPGQRHVRFNTSLGQEGRDPGCTWRTVEKLTGLKINHFMMADFNAVKDLSNAVDGVEVCAAKEIDDPKSHLKLSPGRHVVKGEQALAFVRTRHSVGTGSDLSRIQLQQQFLGSLIRKLKSSAFGSPGKLLDVAQAATKALTVDTGIGTASKLLDFGDDLKKVDLNKITFATVPVLDNPRDKATVVLDTAKAEPLFKMVQQDHALAKGAAKGKGGKPSAPVKKAPAELVRVDVTNGGGPFGSAQETVDWLQNTKGARLSTNAGNAPEKLSATRLEFAPNQADQAATLAEWMGLPKSALKQTGANAGARVPMKLVLGKDFTAPGSPIEAPTETPEGVQHVNADDKNICAK, encoded by the coding sequence GTGGACGCGCAAGGGCGTGGGCAGGCGGGCGACAACAACGTCGACCCCGCCGATCAGTGGGTGTTCAACCCGAACACCGGCAACTACGAGTTGCGGCTCGACCCGTCGGGTCAGGGCCCTGCTCGGCCCGCCGACCGCAAGGCGCCCGGCAGACGTTCCGCGGGGAGGCCGGGTGCGGGCGGCCGCGACAGCGACACCCGTCCGCTGCCGGTGCAGCGGGGCCGCGGCGAGGACGGTGACGCGGAGCCCGCGGCGGGCGGGCGGGCGGCGCGCCGGGCGGCCGGCCGGGCCGGGTCGGCGGCCGCGGCGACGGCGGCCGGGGGTGCGGCGAGCCGCCGCAAGCCCAAGGCGAAGGCGTCGGGGCGGCGGAAGTTCCTGTACTGGACGGCCGGGGTGGTGGGCTTCGTGCTCGTCGCCGGCTGCGGTACCGCGTTCGTGATCTACCAGCAGCTCGACGGCAACATCAAGAAGGTCGACGTCGGCGAGGAGAACTCGGCGGTCACCGACGGCCCGGTGAACCTCCTGGTGATCGGTACCGACGCGCGTACCGGCAAGGGCGACACCGGCTACGGCGACCAGGGCAGCGTCGGGCACGCGGACACCACGATCCTGATGCATGTGTCGAAGGACCGGACCAACGCCACGGCGCTGAGCATTCCGCGTGACCTGATCACCGACATCCCGGACTGCCCGACGAAGCAGCCGGACGGTTCGACGAAGGTCGTTCCGGGCCAGCGGCACGTGCGGTTCAACACGAGTCTGGGCCAGGAGGGCCGGGATCCGGGCTGCACCTGGCGGACGGTCGAGAAGCTGACCGGCCTGAAGATCAACCACTTCATGATGGCGGACTTCAACGCCGTCAAGGACCTGTCGAACGCGGTGGACGGCGTCGAGGTGTGCGCGGCCAAGGAGATCGACGACCCGAAGTCGCATCTGAAGCTGTCGCCCGGCCGGCACGTCGTGAAGGGCGAGCAGGCGCTGGCGTTCGTCCGTACCCGGCACTCGGTCGGCACCGGCAGCGACCTGAGCCGGATTCAGCTGCAGCAGCAGTTCCTCGGGTCGCTGATCCGGAAGCTGAAGTCGAGTGCGTTCGGCAGTCCGGGCAAGCTGCTGGACGTGGCGCAGGCGGCGACGAAGGCGCTGACGGTGGACACCGGTATCGGTACCGCGAGCAAGCTACTGGACTTCGGCGACGACCTGAAGAAGGTCGACCTCAACAAGATCACTTTCGCCACCGTGCCGGTGCTGGACAACCCGCGGGACAAGGCCACCGTCGTCCTGGACACGGCGAAGGCCGAACCGCTGTTCAAGATGGTGCAGCAGGACCACGCGCTGGCCAAGGGGGCCGCGAAGGGCAAGGGCGGCAAGCCGAGCGCGCCGGTGAAGAAGGCGCCCGCGGAGCTGGTCCGGGTCGATGTCACCAACGGGGGCGGGCCGTTCGGCTCGGCCCAGGAGACCGTGGACTGGCTGCAGAACACCAAGGGCGCGCGGCTGTCGACGAACGCCGGCAACGCGCCGGAGAAGCTGTCCGCGACGCGTCTGGAGTTCGCGCCGAACCAGGCCGACCAGGCCGCGACGCTGGCCGAGTGGATGGGCCTGCCGAAGAGCGCGTTGAAGCAGACCGGCGCGAACGCCGGTGCGCGGGTCCCGATGAAGCTGGTGCTGGGCAAGGACTTCACCGCGCCGGGTTCGCCGATCGAGGCACCGACCGAAACCCCGGAGGGCGTTCAGCACGTCAATGCAGATGACAAGAACATCTGCGCGAAGTAA
- a CDS encoding LCP family protein: protein MPQSGVRDEGRQPEPRRLGWTGGAFEDKGLPPDAPDWAADGAVGGPAGGTGEGASAGPAGGRAGRRRDRRAAKAARGGTGGQAGKKAGTGRRVLRWTALSLGVLLVAGAAGGYLYYQHLNANLRKAALDLGPGGLKKPEPNAFGQTPMNILLLGSDGRNTEKNIELGGARQDADRKPLADVQMLVHVSADRSNMSVISIPRDTRVTIPQCTDPKDGHVYPETTAPINESLQHGGPGCTVATWKALTGVYVDHFMMVDFSGVVDMADAVGGVPVCVDRNVYSHDSRGHGSGLRLTKGTHSVKGVQALQWLRTRYGFEDNTDIGRAKAQHMYLNSMIRQLKQGTKLTDPVQLRDLAESATSALTVDEGLGSVKKLYDLGGDLQRVPTGRITMVTMPWQYGPGERYVMPKPGDAEATFAMLRDDVALDGRGAKDGKGGKDAKGGGARPAAPSPSTPRNKLAVVVQNGTDGTRGPAPGRANDIQERLVALGYTGTRTDSRLVGQAGTTVLYKDAAQRGDALALAKALGLPAGAVRESPEAATVRLVVGNDWRTGTDYAAAGGGAPAHQAPKSADALNAEKDSSACMKVNPQYTF from the coding sequence GTGCCGCAGAGCGGTGTGCGCGATGAGGGGCGGCAGCCGGAGCCGCGGCGGCTCGGCTGGACGGGCGGTGCCTTCGAGGACAAGGGGCTGCCGCCGGACGCGCCGGACTGGGCGGCCGACGGGGCCGTCGGCGGCCCGGCCGGCGGCACGGGCGAGGGTGCGTCCGCCGGGCCGGCCGGCGGCCGCGCCGGGCGCCGCCGGGACCGCAGGGCCGCGAAGGCCGCGAGGGGCGGCACGGGCGGGCAGGCCGGGAAGAAGGCCGGTACGGGCCGCCGGGTGCTGCGCTGGACGGCGTTGAGCCTGGGTGTGCTCCTGGTGGCCGGGGCCGCCGGCGGCTATCTCTACTACCAGCACCTGAACGCGAACCTCCGCAAGGCGGCGCTGGACCTCGGTCCGGGCGGGCTGAAGAAGCCGGAGCCGAACGCGTTCGGGCAGACGCCGATGAACATCCTGCTGCTGGGGTCGGACGGCCGGAACACCGAGAAGAACATCGAGTTGGGCGGGGCCCGCCAGGACGCGGACCGCAAGCCGCTGGCGGACGTCCAGATGCTGGTGCACGTCAGCGCGGACCGCAGCAACATGTCGGTGATCTCCATACCGCGGGACACCCGGGTGACCATCCCGCAGTGCACCGACCCCAAGGACGGCCACGTCTATCCGGAGACCACCGCGCCCATCAACGAGTCGCTGCAGCACGGCGGTCCGGGCTGCACCGTCGCCACCTGGAAGGCGCTGACCGGCGTCTATGTCGACCACTTCATGATGGTCGACTTCTCCGGGGTGGTGGACATGGCCGACGCGGTCGGCGGGGTGCCGGTCTGCGTCGACCGGAACGTCTACTCGCACGACAGCAGGGGGCACGGCAGCGGGCTGCGGCTGACCAAGGGCACCCATTCGGTCAAGGGCGTCCAGGCGCTGCAGTGGCTGCGCACCCGTTACGGCTTCGAGGACAACACCGACATCGGCCGGGCCAAGGCCCAGCACATGTATCTGAACTCGATGATCCGTCAGCTCAAGCAGGGCACCAAGCTCACCGACCCGGTGCAGCTGCGGGACCTGGCGGAGTCCGCGACCAGCGCGCTCACCGTCGACGAGGGGCTGGGCTCGGTCAAGAAGCTCTACGACCTGGGGGGCGATCTGCAGCGGGTGCCGACCGGGCGGATCACGATGGTCACCATGCCCTGGCAGTACGGCCCCGGGGAGCGGTACGTCATGCCGAAGCCCGGGGACGCGGAGGCCACCTTCGCGATGCTGCGCGACGACGTGGCGCTGGACGGCAGGGGCGCCAAGGACGGCAAGGGGGGCAAGGACGCGAAGGGCGGCGGGGCGCGGCCGGCGGCCCCGTCCCCGTCAACTCCCAGGAACAAGCTGGCCGTTGTCGTACAGAACGGCACGGACGGGACGCGCGGCCCGGCCCCCGGGCGGGCGAACGACATCCAGGAACGGCTGGTGGCGCTCGGCTACACGGGCACGCGCACGGATTCCCGGCTCGTCGGCCAGGCGGGGACGACCGTGCTCTACAAGGACGCCGCGCAGCGCGGCGACGCCCTGGCCCTCGCCAAGGCGCTGGGGCTGCCCGCGGGTGCGGTGCGGGAGTCGCCGGAGGCGGCCACGGTGCGGCTGGTCGTCGGCAACGACTGGCGGACCGGCACGGACTACGCGGCGGCGGGCGGCGGGGCACCGGCGCACCAGGCCCCGAAGAGCGCGGACGCGTTGAACGCGGAGAAGGACTCCTCGGCCTGCATGAAGGTCAATCCGCAGTACACGTTCTGA
- a CDS encoding glycosyltransferase family 2 protein has protein sequence MPQQQLPAVSVIMPVLNEERHLRNAVRHILAQEYAGEMEVVIALGPSTDRTDEIAAELVREDPRVHTVANPTGRTPAALNAAIKASRHPVVVRVDGHGMLSPNYIATAVRLLEETGAANVGGIMHAEGENAWEEAVAAAMTSRIGVGNAAFHTGGAAGPAETVYLGVFRREVLEQQGGYNEEFIRAQDWELNFRIREAGGGVWFSPELKVQYRPRPSIRALAKQYKDYGKWRHVVARYHSGSINLRYLAPPTAVCAIAAGLVVGAAVTPWGLVVPAGYLAAITVGSLPAGKGLSPKARAQVPLALATMHMSWGVGFLTSPRSLAKKVIASRRPAVKTPAPAPVAE, from the coding sequence ATGCCCCAGCAGCAGCTCCCGGCCGTCTCCGTGATCATGCCGGTGCTCAACGAGGAACGTCACCTGCGCAACGCCGTCCGGCACATCCTGGCCCAGGAGTACGCCGGCGAGATGGAGGTGGTGATCGCCCTCGGCCCCTCCACGGACCGCACCGACGAGATCGCCGCGGAACTGGTCCGTGAGGACCCCCGGGTGCACACCGTCGCCAACCCCACCGGCCGCACCCCCGCCGCCCTGAACGCCGCCATCAAGGCGTCCCGGCACCCCGTCGTCGTCCGCGTCGACGGCCACGGCATGCTCTCGCCGAACTACATCGCCACCGCCGTACGCCTCCTTGAGGAGACCGGCGCCGCCAACGTCGGCGGCATCATGCACGCCGAGGGCGAGAACGCCTGGGAGGAGGCGGTGGCCGCCGCCATGACCTCCAGGATCGGCGTGGGCAACGCCGCCTTCCACACCGGCGGTGCGGCCGGCCCCGCCGAAACGGTCTACCTCGGCGTCTTCCGCCGCGAGGTGCTGGAGCAGCAGGGCGGCTACAACGAGGAGTTCATCCGCGCCCAGGACTGGGAGTTGAACTTCCGCATCCGGGAGGCCGGCGGCGGGGTCTGGTTCTCGCCCGAGCTGAAGGTCCAGTACCGGCCGCGCCCCAGCATCAGGGCGCTGGCCAAGCAGTACAAGGACTACGGCAAGTGGCGGCACGTCGTCGCCCGCTACCACTCCGGGTCGATCAACCTGCGCTACCTCGCCCCGCCGACCGCGGTCTGCGCCATCGCCGCCGGCCTGGTCGTCGGCGCCGCCGTCACACCCTGGGGCCTCGTCGTCCCGGCCGGCTACCTCGCCGCGATCACCGTGGGCTCGCTGCCGGCCGGCAAGGGCCTGTCGCCGAAGGCCCGCGCCCAGGTCCCCCTCGCCCTGGCGACCATGCACATGTCGTGGGGCGTCGGCTTCCTCACCAGCCCCCGCTCCCTCGCGAAGAAGGTCATCGCCAGCCGGCGGCCGGCCGTCAAGACCCCGGCCCCCGCCCCGGTCGCGGAGTAG
- a CDS encoding LCP family protein: protein MPVPAPSTSSRTVPGRRPRRSRWRRPRRGSQRARWGLRISAAATALLLSASGVGHAMVTDVETGIGRVDAFQGINDRPGDGAGLTFLVVGTDGRDKLTDEEKQRYHLGGDPCHCTDTLMLVHLSADRGRASVVSLPRDSYAEVPAHQDAEGRRHPRHALKLNAAYAEGGPNLTVRTVEHMTGVHIDHYLEIDFTSFMRTVDAVGGVEVCTVRPLRDRYSGLDLPAGTSRLNGGEALQYVRSRHVDGSADLGRMQRQQRFLAALLDRITSSGVLMNPVRFKEVADAMLQSVRADDGFGAGELADLAQAMRGFGPASSEFASVPLRGEAENVPGLGSTVRWDPVQAPRLFRALREDRPFAVHRRAAEPGTVVDVPPEQVRVRVDNGTGQRGLAARVSRELHDSGFATVGTPGDSAPDAVPHTVISYDPRWDRSARSLVAALPGARLRPTAGQGPLMRVTVGADFRAVRPVRAEEPAPAPGTLAAITGDQAVCR, encoded by the coding sequence GTGCCCGTCCCCGCGCCGTCGACCTCCTCGCGCACCGTCCCGGGCCGGCGGCCCCGGCGGTCCCGATGGCGCCGCCCGCGCCGGGGCTCCCAGAGGGCGCGCTGGGGACTGCGGATCAGCGCCGCGGCGACCGCGCTGCTGCTGTCCGCGAGCGGGGTGGGGCACGCCATGGTCACCGACGTGGAGACCGGGATCGGGCGGGTGGACGCCTTCCAGGGGATCAACGACCGCCCCGGGGACGGCGCGGGGCTGACCTTCCTGGTCGTCGGCACCGACGGCCGGGACAAGCTGACCGACGAGGAGAAGCAGCGCTACCACCTGGGCGGCGACCCCTGTCACTGCACCGACACGCTGATGCTGGTGCACCTCTCCGCCGACCGGGGCCGGGCCAGCGTGGTGAGCCTGCCCCGCGACTCCTACGCCGAGGTGCCCGCCCACCAGGACGCCGAGGGCCGGCGGCACCCCCGGCACGCGCTCAAGCTGAACGCGGCCTACGCCGAGGGCGGCCCCAACCTGACCGTGCGCACCGTCGAGCACATGACCGGGGTGCACATCGACCACTACCTGGAGATCGACTTCACCAGCTTCATGCGGACCGTGGACGCGGTCGGCGGGGTGGAGGTCTGCACGGTGCGGCCGCTGCGGGACCGCTACTCGGGGCTGGACCTGCCGGCCGGGACCTCGCGGCTCAACGGCGGCGAGGCCCTCCAGTACGTCCGCTCGCGCCATGTGGACGGCTCCGCGGACCTGGGCCGGATGCAGCGCCAGCAGCGTTTCCTGGCCGCGCTGCTGGACCGGATCACCTCGTCCGGGGTGCTGATGAACCCGGTCCGCTTCAAGGAGGTGGCGGACGCCATGCTGCAGTCCGTGCGGGCCGACGACGGCTTCGGGGCGGGCGAGCTGGCCGATCTGGCGCAGGCGATGCGCGGCTTCGGCCCGGCGTCGTCGGAGTTCGCGTCGGTGCCGCTGCGGGGCGAGGCGGAGAACGTGCCGGGGCTGGGCTCGACGGTGCGCTGGGACCCGGTGCAGGCGCCGAGGCTGTTCCGGGCGCTGCGCGAGGACCGACCGTTCGCGGTGCACCGGCGCGCGGCGGAGCCCGGGACGGTCGTGGACGTCCCGCCCGAGCAGGTCCGGGTGCGGGTGGACAACGGGACCGGGCAGCGTGGGCTGGCCGCCCGGGTCTCCCGGGAGCTGCACGACTCCGGCTTCGCCACCGTCGGCACGCCCGGCGACTCCGCGCCAGACGCGGTGCCGCACACGGTGATCTCCTACGACCCGCGCTGGGACCGCTCGGCGCGCTCGCTGGTCGCCGCGCTGCCCGGCGCCCGGCTGCGGCCGACGGCCGGGCAGGGGCCGCTGATGCGGGTGACGGTCGGCGCGGACTTCCGGGCGGTGCGCCCGGTGCGGGCCGAGGAGCCGGCGCCGGCCCCTGGCACCCTGGCGGCGATCACCGGCGACCAGGCGGTGTGCCGATGA